The genomic region GGCGGGCGCCGCCGGGACAGGACGTGAGGGAAAGCGGCTCTTTTCCCTCCTTTTTATCGTGGGGGAGGATAAACGGGTGGGGTGCTTGCATGGTTGTCTCGATAATATCTTTATCTTTGTGAGTAAATCATGCCTTGGAAATATGAAAACATCGATAGAACTGAATGAGATGCGTTTCTTTGCCTATCATGGTGTCGGCTCGCAAGAGCGTCGGGTGGGCAATGATTATGTGGTGTCGTTGCGCGTCGATTGCCCCATAGAAAGATCCATGGAGAGCGATGCCCTCGAAGATACCCTCGACTATGCCGCCCTCTATGCGCTTGTGGCGGCCGAGATGGCGACCCCTTCGTTGCTGCTCGAACATGTGGCCGGCCGCATTTGCCGGGCGCTCACTCGCACGTTCCCTGCCGTTTCGGGCGGACGTCTGCGCATTGCCAAGCTCACGCCCCCCATTCCGGGTGAAATCGGTGAGGCGGCGGTGGTCGTGGAGTGGTGACGCCGTAGCCTTTTTATTACCGCCGGAGGCCGGTCTTATACGTCCGGCTTGTCCCCGGCACAAGAATCTGTCGGAGTAAACTTGTCTTATGCGTTATATCTTTTCCCTTGTTCTTCTGGTGGCGGCTTTGACCGGCCTGTCGGCTGCCCGCCCTTATCGTACCGAAGTATTCAACCCCAGCGTGCACACGTTGCAGGTGCGCCTCTCGGGCGACCGCCTTGCTCCTCCCGTGGCGTTGTTGGGCAGTGACAACGGAGTCGTGGTTTCCTTCGACATGCTCGAAGACAACCCGCAATATCTCTATTACCGGGTGGTGCATTGCAATGCCGACTGGACGCCTTCGCTGCTCTCCGAGGTCGAATATCTTAACGGTTTCAACGGTTTGCCGGTCGACGATTACGCCCTCTCGTTCAATACCTATTG from Candidatus Caccoplasma merdavium harbors:
- the folB gene encoding dihydroneopterin aldolase produces the protein MKTSIELNEMRFFAYHGVGSQERRVGNDYVVSLRVDCPIERSMESDALEDTLDYAALYALVAAEMATPSLLLEHVAGRICRALTRTFPAVSGGRLRIAKLTPPIPGEIGEAAVVVEW